The following coding sequences are from one Macaca nemestrina isolate mMacNem1 chromosome 1, mMacNem.hap1, whole genome shotgun sequence window:
- the LOC105498341 gene encoding LOW QUALITY PROTEIN: matrix remodeling-associated protein 8 (The sequence of the model RefSeq protein was modified relative to this genomic sequence to represent the inferred CDS: inserted 3 bases in 3 codons; deleted 4 bases in 4 codons): protein MGGHQGTPCRGGVWVDQLEERGCELETVPVPAADGSSVVSESAVSWAAGARAVLRCQSPRMVWTQDRLHDRQRVLHWDLRGPGGGPARRLLDLYSAGEQRVYEARDRGRLELSASAFDDGNFSLLIRAVEETDAGLYTCNLHHHYCHLYESLAVRLEVTDGPPATPAYWDGEKEVLAVARGAPALLTCVNRGHMWTDRHVEEAQQVVHWDRQPPGVPHDRADRLLDLYASGERRAYGPXFLRDRVAVGADAFERGDFSLRIEPLEAADEGXYSCHLHHHYCGLHERRVFHLTVAEPHAEPPPRGSPGNGSSHSGAPGPDPTLARGHNVINVIVPESRAHFFQQXGYVLATLLLFILLLVTVLLAARRRRGGYEYSDQKSGKSKGKDVNLAEFAVAAGDQTLYRSEDIQLDYKNNILKERAELAHSPSLPSTVDLGQR, encoded by the exons ATGGGGGGTCACCAGGGGACACCGTGTAGGGGGGGCGTCTGGGTGGATCAGCTCGAGGAAAGGGGATGTGAACTGGAAACTGTCCCAG TGCCCGCCGCCGATGGCAGCTCCGTGGTGTCCGAGTCCGCGGTGAGCTGGGCGGCG GGCGCCCGGGCGGTGCTGCGCTGCCAGAGCCCGCGCATGGTGTGGACCCAGGACCGGCTGCACGACCGCCAGCGCGTGCTCCACTGGGACCTGCGCGGCCCCGGGGGCGGCCCTGCGCGGCGCCTGCTGGACTTGTACTCGGCGGGCGAGCAGCGCGTGTACGAGGCGCGGGACCGAGGTCGCCTGGAGCTCTCGGCGTCAGCCTTCGACGACGGCAACTTCTCGCTGCTCATCCGCG CGGTGGAGGAGACGGACGCGGGGCTGTACACCTGCAATCTGCACCACCACTACTGCCACCTCTACGAGAGCCTGGCCGTCCGCCTGGAGGTCACCGACGGCC CCCCGGCCACCCCCGCCTACTGGGACGGCGAGAAGGAGGTGTTGGCGGTGGCGCGC GGCGCGCCCGCGCTCCTGACTTGCGTGAACCGCGGGCACATGTGGACCGACCGGCACGTGGAGGAGGCGCAGCAGGTGGTGCACTGGGATCGGCAGCCGCCCGGGGTCCCGCACGACCGCGCGGACCGCCTGCTGGACCTG TACGCGTCGGGCGAGCGCCGCGCCTACGGGC TTTTCTTGCGCGACCGCGTGGCCGTGGGCGCAGACGCCTTTGAGCGCGGTGACTTCTCGCTGCGCATCGAGCCGCTGGAGGCCGCCGACGAGG ACTACTCCTGCCACCTGCACCACCACTACTGCGGCCTGCACGAACGCCGCGTCTTCCACCTGACGGTCGCCGAACCCCACGCGGAGCCGCCCCCCCGGGGCTCTCCG GGCAACGGCTCCAGCCACAGCGGCGCCCCAGGTCCAG ACCCCACACTGGCTCGCGGCCACAACGTCATAAATGTCATCGTCCCCGAGAGCCGAGCCCACTTCTTCCAGC CTGGCTACGTGCTGGCCACGCTGCTGCTCTTCATCCTGCTGCTGGTCACCGTCCTCCTGGCCGCCCGCAGGCGCcgcggag GCTACGAATACTCGGACCAGAAGTCGGGAAAGTCAAAGGG GAAGGATGTGAATTTGGCGGAGTTCGCTGTGGCTGCAGGGGACCAGACACTTTACAGGAGTGAGGACATTCAGCTAG ATTACAAAAACAACATCTTGAAGGAGAGGGCGGAGCTGGCCCACAGCCCCTCCCTGCCAAGTACAGTCGACCTAGGACAAAGGTGA